Proteins from one Bifidobacterium sp. ESL0732 genomic window:
- the gdhA gene encoding NADP-specific glutamate dehydrogenase: MLTNEYVKRVYAQVEKRDGDQPEFLQAVREVFETLEPVVAKHPEYEKNGILERLVEPERAIKFRVAWVDDEGKVQVNRGYRIQFNSAIGPYKGGLRLHPTVTESVIKFLGFEQVLKNSLTGLPMGGAKGGSDFDPRGRSDGEVMRFCQAFMTELQRHIGQFTDVPAGDINVGAREIGYMFGQYKRIRNEYSGVLTGKGLEFGGSLARTEATGYGLCYYTQAALRTLKNDSFEGKTVVISGSGNVAIFAIEKAQEMGAKVVTCSDSNGYVYDPDGIKLDVVKDIKLGHRGRIKEYADQVPGAEYHEGSKGVWTVPCDIALPCATQNEVDGESAAALVKNGCKVVCEGANMPSTPEAISTYQKAGLLYGPAKASNAGGVAVSGLEMSQNSYRLSWTFEEVDSKLKDIMENIVATSLAAAKEYGHEGDLMLGANAAGFVKVANAMVAQGVC; encoded by the coding sequence ATGCTGACCAACGAGTATGTCAAGCGCGTCTATGCGCAGGTTGAGAAACGCGACGGCGACCAGCCGGAATTCCTGCAGGCCGTCCGCGAGGTCTTCGAGACTTTGGAACCGGTTGTAGCCAAGCATCCGGAATATGAGAAGAACGGTATCCTTGAGCGGCTGGTCGAGCCGGAGCGTGCCATCAAATTCCGCGTCGCCTGGGTCGACGACGAAGGCAAGGTGCAGGTCAACCGCGGCTATCGCATCCAGTTCAACTCCGCCATCGGACCTTATAAGGGCGGCCTTCGCCTGCACCCTACCGTCACCGAATCCGTCATCAAGTTCCTCGGATTCGAGCAGGTGCTGAAGAACTCCCTGACCGGCCTGCCCATGGGCGGCGCCAAGGGCGGCTCCGACTTCGACCCACGCGGACGTTCGGACGGCGAAGTCATGCGCTTCTGCCAGGCCTTCATGACCGAGCTGCAGCGCCACATCGGCCAGTTCACCGACGTCCCCGCCGGCGACATCAACGTTGGCGCACGCGAAATCGGCTATATGTTCGGCCAATACAAGCGCATCCGCAACGAGTATTCCGGCGTTCTGACCGGCAAGGGCCTTGAGTTCGGCGGCTCGCTGGCCCGCACCGAAGCCACCGGTTACGGCCTCTGCTATTACACGCAGGCCGCACTGCGCACGCTCAAGAACGACTCGTTCGAAGGCAAGACCGTCGTTATCTCTGGCTCCGGCAACGTCGCCATCTTCGCCATCGAAAAGGCGCAGGAGATGGGCGCGAAGGTCGTCACCTGCTCCGATTCCAACGGCTATGTCTACGATCCGGACGGCATCAAGCTCGACGTGGTCAAGGACATCAAGCTCGGCCATCGTGGCCGCATCAAGGAATACGCCGACCAGGTGCCGGGCGCCGAATACCACGAAGGCAGCAAGGGCGTCTGGACGGTGCCGTGCGACATCGCGCTGCCGTGCGCCACCCAGAACGAGGTCGACGGCGAATCCGCAGCCGCGCTGGTCAAGAACGGCTGTAAGGTCGTGTGCGAAGGCGCGAACATGCCGTCCACACCTGAAGCGATTTCGACCTATCAGAAGGCCGGCCTGCTCTACGGACCCGCGAAGGCCTCGAACGCCGGCGGCGTCGCCGTCTCCGGTCTCGAGATGAGCCAGAACTCGTATCGTTTGAGCTGGACCTTCGAAGAGGTCGATAGCAAGCTCAAGGACATCATGGAGAACATCGTCGCCACCTCGCTCGCCGCCGCCAAGGAATACGGCCACGAAGGCGATCTGATGCTCGGCGCCAACGCCGCCGGCTTCGTGAAGGTCGCCAACGCCATGGTCGCCCAGGGCGTTTGCTGA
- the mscL gene encoding large conductance mechanosensitive channel protein MscL: MFKGFKKFISRGNMIDMAVGVVMGAAVTSVVNSLVKNLINPLIAAIFGKPDLDNVLTFTLNHNAVISIGAILGALLNFLLVAIAVYFCILVPINKFRDMSEKLFKKEDEQDEKKEISTDQQTVDLLKEISAELKDLKTQTPQGDNSGNKLVR; encoded by the coding sequence ATGTTCAAGGGATTCAAGAAATTCATTTCGCGCGGCAACATGATCGACATGGCCGTCGGTGTCGTTATGGGCGCCGCAGTGACCTCCGTGGTCAATTCGCTGGTCAAAAACCTCATCAATCCTCTGATTGCCGCAATCTTCGGCAAGCCCGACCTCGATAACGTCCTGACGTTTACCTTGAATCACAATGCCGTCATATCGATCGGCGCGATTCTCGGGGCGCTGCTTAACTTCCTTCTGGTCGCCATCGCCGTCTACTTCTGCATTCTCGTGCCGATCAACAAATTCCGCGACATGTCCGAAAAGCTCTTCAAAAAAGAGGACGAACAGGATGAGAAGAAGGAAATCAGTACCGACCAACAGACCGTCGACCTGTTGAAAGAGATTTCCGCCGAGCTCAAGGATCTCAAGACCCAGACGCCTCAAGGCGACAATTCTGGGAACAAACTCGTCAGGTAA
- a CDS encoding VanZ family protein produces MIAYFRNFSTSFILAMAIWPFLSAVLTLPILAGMYHRYHRLRSSAVLAAYLCVLYALGLVTFTLYPMPDDPATYCLTHTHRPQLNVMRFMSDLAYGGKSAALQLLLNIAFFVPLGFALSRWARWKFYAVIPAGFLVSLFIETSQLTGVWHIYPCSYRQFDVDDLLTNTLGAVIGCFIAWIYGALVPVRKVEDRNEVIEKPGLLHRAVALMIDLVFIAVVDGSLTLGSIYLFQKSSRYLPNGTYMFLGHAFGTGISDGLARFFTVLSFVIFEVLIPVTHRGQTLGGMFTHMSCETKERHGGMRVAFYAVRLIVLFAALQLFGASGGSTGGSNGIGLFGTSSIKIGMVTIFVLVVFWLFAHQMPYDLIPGRDWDAGGYDDE; encoded by the coding sequence GTGATTGCCTACTTCAGGAATTTCAGCACCTCGTTCATCCTCGCGATGGCGATTTGGCCGTTCCTCTCGGCCGTGCTGACCCTGCCGATCCTGGCGGGAATGTACCACCGCTACCACCGGCTGCGTTCTAGCGCGGTGCTCGCGGCGTATCTGTGCGTGCTTTACGCGCTCGGGCTGGTCACGTTCACGCTCTACCCGATGCCTGACGACCCGGCTACATACTGCCTGACACACACTCACCGTCCGCAGCTTAATGTAATGCGATTTATGAGCGATCTGGCGTACGGCGGCAAATCTGCGGCTCTCCAGCTGTTGCTCAACATCGCCTTCTTCGTCCCACTCGGGTTTGCCCTCTCTCGCTGGGCCCGCTGGAAGTTCTATGCGGTGATTCCGGCCGGATTTTTGGTATCCCTCTTTATTGAAACCTCCCAGCTTACGGGCGTCTGGCATATCTATCCGTGCTCGTACCGCCAGTTCGACGTAGATGATCTGCTGACCAATACGCTGGGTGCGGTCATCGGCTGTTTCATCGCGTGGATATATGGTGCCTTAGTGCCGGTGCGCAAAGTTGAGGACCGCAACGAGGTCATCGAAAAGCCAGGTCTACTGCATCGGGCCGTCGCGCTGATGATCGATCTGGTATTCATCGCAGTCGTGGACGGATCGCTGACACTCGGCTCGATCTACCTCTTCCAGAAATCCTCCAGATACCTCCCCAACGGCACATATATGTTCCTCGGACACGCCTTCGGCACAGGCATATCGGACGGTCTGGCGCGGTTCTTCACGGTGCTTTCGTTCGTTATCTTCGAGGTGCTTATCCCCGTCACCCACCGCGGGCAGACGCTCGGCGGCATGTTCACGCACATGAGCTGCGAGACCAAGGAACGGCACGGCGGCATGCGCGTCGCGTTCTATGCGGTGCGGCTGATAGTACTGTTCGCGGCGTTGCAACTTTTCGGGGCCAGCGGCGGCAGTACAGGCGGTTCCAACGGCATCGGCTTGTTCGGCACGTCCTCAATCAAGATTGGGATGGTGACTATTTTCGTGCTCGTCGTCTTCTGGCTTTTCGCCCACCAGATGCCCTACGACCTGATCCCCGGCCGTGATTGGGATGCCGGTGGTTACGACGACGAATAA
- a CDS encoding helix-turn-helix domain-containing protein, whose product MGNTHFHTLPGNKKMTSRSAIFPEVSFSHINLPATVLEWNREKSTAEMATMTFVIHGHVEISTPDNKILKRHPGVYLIPPETGDVVFKTTAPANELIGVSLSSRLFATILPDYKTFLMMGQNSKLDVVSLQPLLAFVVSACNLNNPHSQMVDTLENVANDVARSLLIACFGQGMTVMPLIERVRKYISQNYTDPTLSVTKTAEHENVSVRTVQLALQEADTNFTALVRRARTDAALELRKSQPSLTLVEIGDRCGFGSVSSLRRALKLYEQMENRGVDSE is encoded by the coding sequence GTGGGCAATACGCACTTCCACACCCTTCCGGGAAACAAGAAGATGACCTCCCGTTCCGCGATTTTTCCCGAAGTGAGTTTTTCGCATATCAATTTGCCGGCGACGGTGCTGGAGTGGAATCGCGAGAAGTCCACTGCCGAAATGGCCACGATGACCTTTGTGATTCACGGACATGTGGAAATCAGCACGCCAGATAACAAGATCCTCAAACGTCATCCGGGCGTGTACCTTATTCCTCCGGAAACCGGCGATGTCGTTTTCAAAACCACCGCGCCCGCCAATGAGCTGATCGGGGTGAGTCTTTCCTCGCGTCTGTTCGCCACGATTCTGCCTGATTACAAGACCTTTTTGATGATGGGCCAGAATTCGAAACTCGATGTTGTTTCGTTGCAGCCGTTGCTCGCCTTCGTGGTCAGCGCCTGCAATCTCAACAACCCGCATTCGCAGATGGTCGATACGCTGGAAAACGTGGCCAACGATGTCGCGCGTTCGCTGCTGATTGCGTGTTTCGGGCAGGGAATGACCGTGATGCCGCTGATCGAGCGGGTGCGTAAATATATTTCTCAAAACTATACGGATCCGACGTTGAGTGTCACCAAAACGGCCGAACACGAGAATGTTTCCGTGCGTACCGTCCAGCTGGCGCTGCAGGAGGCGGATACCAATTTCACCGCGCTTGTGCGTCGTGCCCGCACCGATGCGGCACTTGAGCTGCGCAAGAGCCAGCCGTCGTTGACATTGGTGGAGATTGGGGACCGTTGTGGGTTCGGTTCGGTTTCCTCGCTGCGCCGCGCGCTGAAGCTGTACGAACAAATGGAAAACCGCGGGGTGGATTCAGAGTAA